AAACGCTCATGTTCATTCAAGATTACCTATATAAATAGTGTGCTGTTATCGTGGCTTTGTAGGCAGGATATATTAAAAATTATCAATGGTAGAACTTGTTATCTATAGGTAATGATACTTGAAGATGAGCGTTTCTAAAATTTTAAAAGATGATGTTTTATTCTCTTAACTCCAATTCCTATCATACATTTGAATATTTATGGATGCAAATTTTTTAATGATGTAGTTTTTTAATAATAAAATCATGTTTCCATCCTTGTTTTAATGGATGAGGTATTCAAACTTGCTGGGTTTGGGATGTTAATTTATTTGGTAAAAGTTTCCATCCTTGTTTTAATGGATGAGTAATTCAAACTTGGCGGAGGACAAGGAACGCTTAAAATCATGGATTGTTTCCATCCTTGTTTTAATGGATGAGTAATTCAAACCCCTTTTTTCCTCGGTATCCAATAACACAGCCATTTTGGTTTCCATCCTTGTTTTAATGGATGAGTAATTCAAACTGTTGAAAATATTAAATCACAAATATCCGTTTTATGTTTCCATCCTTGTTTTAATGGATGAGTAATTCAAACTAACATAATCAATATATTATATTCACATTATCCCACAGTTTCCATCCTTGTTTTAATGGATGAGTAATTCAAACAAAACATTAGTCAATCTGATATTCAATTTATATATCAGTTTCCATCCTTGTTTTAATGGATGAGTAATTCAAACCCTATAACTTCATCCTTATTTTATACCTAAACTCCTATATAAATCTTTCTTTTTCAACCCTATTTTTCTTACTGCCCAATTATTGAAACCTTTATAAAAGTAAGAAAGATTGTGCAAATTATTTATAAATCCAACGCACAACCACACCAATAAATCTCAATAATTAGCAGAGATATTATACAATCCAAAACCAATCCAAACTTAAAACTACAAAAATAAAAACAACCAACAAAAATCTTCCAAAAATCTCAATTTTAATTTGAAAAAATGAGTAATACTTTTTCCCAATTTTCTAGTACCAAAATTCAACAACCCCTTTATAAAAGCAAGAAAGATTAATTAGAAAATTTAATATATGATATTAAATTCCTTAAGAGGCATTGCTGAGCGAAGCGAAGCAATGCATCCCATTTTGATGAAACTTTTCTAAAGTTTCAGGTCAGTGCATCCGATTTGGATGAAACCTTTTTTAAAGTTTCATTTAGAGGTTTCTTTTGGAATAATAATATGCTTATATTTTTGGTGGGAACTTATTCTCTTATTGTTGCCTTCAACCTTTTTTCCTTCAAAATTAAATCTAAGCCATCATCAATATTTTTAACAACAATATCAGAGTTTAGTAGTGTTTTTGTCCAAGTTCCTTCATCTCCCAAGACACATATTCCCAAATCAGCATTTTTTAATAATAGCTCATCATTTGCCCCATTTCCAAAGGCTATAATTTTTTCATTTTTGTATTTTTCCCTAATTTCCTTCAAGATTTCGTTTTTTGCTATTTTTTCACTTCCATACTTTTCTTTATCAACTTTAATTCCCTTAATGCCAAGCTCTTCCTCTATATCTTTTAACGTTCCAAAGGTGTCTGCGGAGAGGATAAAAATTTCATGATATTTTCTCAGTTCTTTTATTCGCTTTTTTGTCGAGTCCTTTATAATCCCATCTGTTGCTATTGTTCCATTTAGGTCAAATATGATTATCACACTTTCACCCATGTTATTAGATTTTCTAATGATATGTTTATATATACTAATTGCATATATTTATGACATAATGACATATAAAGGTGGTTGTTTGCTTGGGGTATGTGTCAGAATTAAAAACACGAATCTCATTGAAAAATTTAAACAATTTGAACTCATAGATTGGGGTTTGCATTTCTGCCCATACAACAAAAAAATGGAAAATATTGTAGGTTTTCACGCTCCAATTGTAGATTTAGGGAACTCAAACAGCAACGCCCTAAGCATTTTAAAACATACTGTTGATATGGTTTCAGATCATGACTACTTAACACTTCACATAACCAATGGAAAGGACCCAAATATTGATGTTTTAATTTCCAACTTATCTGAATTAGTTGATTATGCAAGAAAAAGAAATGTAAAAATTTGCATTGAAAATTTAAGGACTGGATTTTCATCAAATCCAAATAACTTAATTGAGATAGCTGATGCCACTGGCTGCTTAATAACTTACGATATTGGACATGTTGATTATGAGAACAGGGTTAAATATATAGATATCTTTTCAGATAAGATATATAATGTCCATGTTTATGAATTAGAGGTTCCAAAAATCGGACATATTGCCCCAAAAAATCTTGAAAACCTAAGGCCAACATTAGACAAACTTTTGGATGTTGGTTGTGATTTCTGGCTTATTGAACTGATGGATATTGAGGAAATAATAAGGACTAAAAAACTGTGTGAGGAATACCTAAAGGAACATAGGTGATTGAATGTATATAGATTTTAAGACATCGTTTAATAAGTTGGAACTTTCAGAGGAAACATTTAAAATTATAGATGAATTTGGAATAGATTTAAAAGATATTGCGATTGGGGAATTCTCTGGGAAAGATAGTGTTGCTGCAATAATAGAGGCATTTAGGGAATTTGATGCTATACTACCAGTAGTTGCATTTACTGGGACAGATTATGGAGATAAAAAGATATTTTACAAAAATTGGGAGACATTAAATAATAGAATAAAAAATCTCTACAAAGATAAAGTTCTATTGCCTTTACATTTCATATTTGAGCCCAAACTATGGAATGCACTAAATGGGAGGTTTGTCTCATTAATCATTAAAAAATTTGGCTTTTACACACCATGCATAGGATGTCATGCATATTTAAGGATTTTAAGAATTCCATTATCAAAGCACTTAGGGGGAGTAATAATAGGGGGAGAGAGGGTTTACCACAACAGTGATTTTAAGATTGACCAGTTGGAGATGGTTTTGGAAGTGTATGAAAAAATATGTGATGCATTGGGTGTTAAATTAAAACTTCCAATAAAATATGTTAAAGAAAACAGTAAAATAAGGGAAATTATTGAGGAAAGTTGGAAACAGGGGAAGAGACAGTTTTCGTGTGTATTTAGCGGGAATTACAGAGATAAAGATGGAAAAATTATATTTGAAGAGGAAAAAGTCAAAAGATTTTTAGATGAGTTCATATACCCAGTTTCTGTTGAAATTATTAAAAGAGGGTATGAAGGAGATTTTAGATATATTGAAATTGTTAAGGAGTTTATTTAATTTTATTTAATTTTTTGTTTAATAAAACTTTTAATTATAATTTTTTATTTTTTATTTTTTATCATTTTTCCAAAACATTTTGAAGTGATATTATGAGAGCAATAGTAGTTTTATTAGATGGTTTAGGAGACAGACCTTCAGAAATCTTAGGCAATAAAACGCCATTAGAAGCTGCAAAAACTCCAAATTTGGATGAATTTGCAAAAAGAGGGATAACAGGATTAATGGTTCCATATAAAGAGGGTGTTCCATTAGGTTCTGAAGTATCCCACTTATTACTTTGGGGATACAGTTTAAATGATTTCCCAGGTAGGGGGTTGATTGAGGCACTTGGGGAGGGCGTAGAGGTTAAAGATAACGAAATTTATTTAAGAGCAACATTTGGTTTTGTTGAAAAACATAATGGAGAACTACTTATAAAAGATAGGCGAACAAAAGACATAACAAAGGAAGAGATTGAGGAGCTCATAGACAGTTTACCAACTTATGTTAATGGTTATGAATTTGAACTAAAATATACCCATGATGCACACTGTATTTTAATAATAAGGGAGGAAAATGGATGGATTTCAGATAAAATTTCAGATGGTGACCCATTTTATATGAACAGGCATGTTCTGCGAATCTGTCCAATAAAAAAACTCTGCAAAAGTAGGATGGAATATAACAAAGCAAAATCTACTGCTGAAGCATTAAACGAATATCTAAAAAAGTGCTTTAAAGAATTGGATAACCATGAAATAAATAGAAAAAGGGCAAAAATGGGGAAACAAAAAGCAAACATGCTATTAACAAAATGGGCAGGAAAATACAAAAAAGTAGAACCATTCAGTGAAAGATGGGGAATGAGAGGAGTTGTCATTGGCAATAGTGCAGTGTTCTGTGGTTTGGCAAAGTTTTTAGGATTGGACTATATCAAATGTGGGGATTTTAAAAAGGCGGTTGAGATGGCAGTTGACTTAGATTATGATTTCATCCATATCCATACAAAAGAGATAGACGAGGCAGCCCACACAAAAAATCCAGAACTTAAAAAGAAAGTTATTGAAAAGATTGATGCATGTTTGGAACCTCTCTTAAACTTAGAGGATGATTTAATTATCATTACAGGAGATCACTCAACACCATCAGTTGGAAATTTAATCCACTCTGGAGAGAGTGTTCCTATAACAATAGTTGGAAAGAATGTTAGGAGAGATGATGTTAAGGAATTTAATGAGAGGGCATGTGCAAAGGGAAGTTTATATATAAGGGCATGTGATTTAATGAATATCATCTTAAACTACACAGATAGGGCTTTGTTGTATGGATTAAGACCAAACAGAATTTTAAAATACATCCCAGACGATAGTAAAACAAGGCATTTAAAAATTGACTAATCTTTACTTGAGGATGATATTATGCTTGATTTAAATTTTACTGGGCTTATTCCAAGTAATATGGAAAAAAGAGGAGAATTAACTTTAAAAGATAACTTAGCTATAATAGAGGAGATTTTCAACCAAAGGAAAATCCCAAAGGAAGGATTGGATGATGATAAGATAAAACTTCTATTAAAAATTCTATCCCTAATGGACACTGACAAAGACCCAAAGGTCATCCAAATAGGGGAGAGGGAGGCAAGAATCGCTTCAAAAATCCAAAATGAACTCGTTGGAGGATTTTGCCATGGCATTGGTAGGAGTGGGAATTTAATTGATGCCCAACCTAAAGCCCCAGGAGCAAGTATAATGTATGCATTGACAAACAAGATTTTAGAGAGCTTTTTAAAAAATTTGGGGTTAAAAGTTAATGCAATAGCAACTCCAGTAGCAACTGGGATGTCTTTGGCATTATGCTTAAGTGCAGCAAGGAAAAAATACCATTCAAATGTCGTTATTTATCCCTACGCTTCACACAAAAGCCCGATAAAAGCAACTTCTTTTATAGGCATGAGA
The sequence above is a segment of the Methanotorris igneus Kol 5 genome. Coding sequences within it:
- a CDS encoding HAD family hydrolase; translated protein: MIIIFDLNGTIATDGIIKDSTKKRIKELRKYHEIFILSADTFGTLKDIEEELGIKGIKVDKEKYGSEKIAKNEILKEIREKYKNEKIIAFGNGANDELLLKNADLGICVLGDEGTWTKTLLNSDIVVKNIDDGLDLILKEKRLKATIRE
- the apgM gene encoding 2,3-bisphosphoglycerate-independent phosphoglycerate mutase codes for the protein MRAIVVLLDGLGDRPSEILGNKTPLEAAKTPNLDEFAKRGITGLMVPYKEGVPLGSEVSHLLLWGYSLNDFPGRGLIEALGEGVEVKDNEIYLRATFGFVEKHNGELLIKDRRTKDITKEEIEELIDSLPTYVNGYEFELKYTHDAHCILIIREENGWISDKISDGDPFYMNRHVLRICPIKKLCKSRMEYNKAKSTAEALNEYLKKCFKELDNHEINRKRAKMGKQKANMLLTKWAGKYKKVEPFSERWGMRGVVIGNSAVFCGLAKFLGLDYIKCGDFKKAVEMAVDLDYDFIHIHTKEIDEAAHTKNPELKKKVIEKIDACLEPLLNLEDDLIIITGDHSTPSVGNLIHSGESVPITIVGKNVRRDDVKEFNERACAKGSLYIRACDLMNIILNYTDRALLYGLRPNRILKYIPDDSKTRHLKID
- a CDS encoding sugar phosphate isomerase/epimerase family protein, encoding MLGVCVRIKNTNLIEKFKQFELIDWGLHFCPYNKKMENIVGFHAPIVDLGNSNSNALSILKHTVDMVSDHDYLTLHITNGKDPNIDVLISNLSELVDYARKRNVKICIENLRTGFSSNPNNLIEIADATGCLITYDIGHVDYENRVKYIDIFSDKIYNVHVYELEVPKIGHIAPKNLENLRPTLDKLLDVGCDFWLIELMDIEEIIRTKKLCEEYLKEHR